A genome region from Nocardia sp. NBC_00565 includes the following:
- a CDS encoding acyl-CoA synthetase, which yields MNAYLTQGLHRAVQRDPQAIATICGDQVRTFAEHADRVARIAGALHELGVAPDDRVAVLANNSDRYIELLLAVAWADAVMVPLNTRWSPAEIDHAIRDCRPVVLFTDDALAATAAQLSPHGVVTVQMGDTMTNAPHLERLLAHADPIPDARRGGASPAGIFYTGGTTGLPKGVVLSHTNVLTSALGSASTGWFYGPQDRVLHVAPLFHVAAFTSWVLGWVAGCSHVILPGFTPDAVLDAVQRHRVTATSLVPTMIGRLFADPGLTARDVTSLQRIIYGASAMPEATVRRALATLPGVEFVQAYGMTELSPVATILGPAEHVPELLRSAGRAAPHAEVRIAGPDDDDLPTGAIGEVVVRGAQVMLGYWNRPEETERALAGGWMHTGDAGYLDADGYLFVVDRIKDMIITGGENVYSAEVENALASHPAVESCAVIGLPDPDWGERVHAVVVAVAPVTEQELRDHVHTLIAGYKTPRSVEFVDALPISGAGKILKNELRKTRTTSVG from the coding sequence GTGAACGCGTACCTGACCCAGGGTCTGCATCGTGCGGTGCAGCGCGATCCGCAGGCGATCGCCACTATCTGCGGTGACCAGGTGCGGACCTTCGCCGAACACGCCGACCGAGTCGCACGGATCGCCGGGGCACTGCACGAACTAGGCGTGGCCCCCGATGATCGGGTGGCTGTGCTCGCCAATAATTCCGATCGCTATATCGAGCTGCTGCTTGCGGTGGCATGGGCGGATGCCGTCATGGTGCCGCTGAACACGCGGTGGAGTCCCGCCGAGATCGACCACGCCATCCGTGACTGCCGGCCGGTCGTATTGTTCACCGACGATGCGTTGGCCGCAACCGCCGCTCAGCTCAGCCCGCACGGTGTGGTCACCGTCCAGATGGGCGACACGATGACCAACGCTCCCCACCTGGAAAGACTGCTGGCGCATGCGGACCCGATACCGGACGCGCGCCGGGGCGGCGCGTCACCTGCGGGCATCTTCTACACCGGCGGCACGACCGGGCTGCCCAAGGGGGTCGTGCTCAGTCACACCAACGTGCTCACCTCGGCGCTCGGGAGCGCGTCCACCGGGTGGTTCTACGGGCCGCAGGACCGCGTCCTGCATGTCGCGCCGCTGTTCCACGTAGCCGCCTTCACCTCGTGGGTGCTCGGCTGGGTCGCCGGATGCAGCCATGTCATCCTGCCGGGGTTTACCCCGGATGCGGTGCTCGACGCGGTGCAACGACACCGGGTCACCGCAACGTCCCTGGTGCCGACCATGATCGGGCGACTGTTCGCCGACCCCGGACTCACCGCGCGCGACGTCACCAGCCTGCAGCGGATCATCTACGGAGCGTCCGCGATGCCCGAGGCGACGGTGCGGCGTGCTCTGGCCACGCTGCCCGGTGTGGAGTTCGTCCAGGCCTACGGCATGACCGAACTGTCTCCGGTCGCAACCATCCTCGGACCGGCCGAGCATGTCCCGGAGCTGCTGCGTTCGGCGGGCCGGGCGGCGCCACACGCCGAGGTCCGCATCGCTGGCCCGGATGACGATGATCTGCCCACCGGCGCCATCGGCGAGGTAGTGGTCCGCGGCGCCCAGGTGATGCTCGGCTACTGGAATCGCCCGGAGGAGACCGAACGTGCCCTCGCCGGCGGGTGGATGCATACCGGCGACGCCGGTTACCTCGACGCCGACGGCTATCTGTTCGTCGTCGACCGGATCAAGGACATGATCATCACCGGTGGCGAGAACGTCTATTCGGCCGAGGTCGAAAACGCGCTCGCCAGCCACCCCGCGGTGGAGTCCTGCGCGGTTATCGGGCTACCCGATCCGGATTGGGGTGAGCGGGTTCATGCGGTCGTGGTGGCCGTTGCGCCGGTCACCGAGCAAGAACTCCGCGACCACGTCCACACGCTGATCGCCGGCTACAAGACACCCCGCAGCGTGGAATTCGTCGATGCGCTCCCCATCTCCGGTGCGGGCAAGATCCTCAAAAACGAGCTACGCAAGACCCGCACCACATCAGTGGGGTAA
- a CDS encoding NAD(P)H-dependent flavin oxidoreductase, translated as MAAPTVLRDRLRLPVIASPLFIISNPDLVIAQSMAGIVGSFPSLNARPQSELRVWLTRITEELAKYDAIHPETPSAPYAVNLIVHKSNDRLDEDLSLIEEFEVPIVITSLGVRPDFNERIHAYGGIVLHDVIDNQFALKAIDRGADGLIAVAAGAGGHAGRLSPFALIQEIRAWFDGPLALSGSIASGDAVLAAQAVGADLAYIGSLFIATDEANAAPAYKQMIVDSAADDIVYTNLFTGVHANYLRGSIEAAGLDPADLPQSDPSAMNFGSGGDATAKAWRDIWGAGQGIGVLDKIEPVAEVTARLLAEYTSARERLSLR; from the coding sequence ATGGCTGCCCCCACGGTTTTGCGCGATCGGCTCCGCTTGCCGGTCATCGCGTCCCCGCTGTTCATCATTTCCAACCCGGATCTGGTCATCGCGCAATCGATGGCGGGCATCGTCGGGTCGTTCCCGAGTCTGAACGCGCGACCGCAGTCCGAGCTTCGGGTGTGGCTCACCCGCATCACCGAAGAATTGGCCAAATATGATGCCATCCACCCCGAAACCCCCTCCGCGCCATACGCTGTCAACCTGATCGTGCACAAGAGCAACGACCGTCTCGACGAGGACCTGTCCCTCATCGAGGAATTCGAAGTGCCGATCGTGATCACCTCACTGGGCGTGCGCCCCGACTTCAACGAACGGATCCACGCCTATGGCGGCATCGTGCTGCACGACGTCATCGACAACCAGTTCGCGTTGAAGGCGATCGACAGGGGCGCCGACGGGCTGATCGCCGTCGCGGCCGGGGCCGGTGGACATGCTGGCCGGCTTTCCCCGTTCGCACTGATCCAGGAGATCCGCGCCTGGTTCGACGGGCCGCTGGCCCTATCCGGTTCGATCGCCAGCGGCGATGCCGTCCTTGCTGCCCAAGCCGTGGGCGCGGACCTCGCCTACATCGGGTCGCTGTTCATCGCCACCGACGAGGCCAACGCCGCGCCAGCGTACAAACAGATGATCGTCGACTCCGCGGCAGACGACATCGTCTACACCAACCTCTTCACCGGGGTACACGCAAACTACCTGCGCGGCAGTATCGAAGCCGCCGGACTCGATCCCGCTGACCTTCCGCAATCCGATCCCTCGGCGATGAACTTCGGATCCGGCGGCGACGCCACCGCGAAGGCATGGCGGGATATCTGGGGTGCTGGGCAGGGCATCGGCGTCCTCGACAAGATCGAACCGGTCGCTGAGGTCACCGCGCGGCTGCTCGCCGAGTACACCTCGGCCCGGGAACGTCTGTCGCTCCGATAA
- a CDS encoding MDR family MFS transporter encodes MLAERPARPTGGGTPTVVRLLVLATFVVILNETIMINAIPRLMADLDVTERSAQWVSTAFMLTMAAIIPVTGWFLQRVTTRRAYAIAMGVFLAGTALSAVAPSFAVLLLGRIIQAGGTAVMMPLLMTTLMTVVPEQDRGRVMGNVTLAISVAPAMGPVLSGLVLQVGSWRWLFVLVLPIAASVTWLGLRRLDNIGEPQTGAIDWSSVAFAALGFGGLVYGLSRFEPDNIATPALLVAAGLALIGAFTARQLRLQRTGVPLLDLRILLFGTYTKALVLMSIAFLAMLGSMILLPLYLQNLRGLSALQTGLLVMPGGLAMGVLGPTIGRLFDRFGGRVLVIPGSIGVAASLAGFTQISMTMPYWQLLILHILMMVSLAAAFTPVFTLGLGALPQHLYSHGSSMLGTLQQVAAAFGTALVVTVMSARSSALAADGTDPVTAHLDGMRLAFAVSAALALIVIVMAVLLPSRSSAPQSDEPESATPELVKN; translated from the coding sequence ATGCTCGCAGAAAGACCCGCTCGTCCGACTGGCGGAGGGACCCCGACCGTAGTCCGGCTGCTGGTACTCGCGACCTTCGTGGTGATCCTGAACGAGACCATCATGATCAACGCGATCCCGCGGCTGATGGCGGACCTCGACGTGACCGAGCGCTCGGCGCAGTGGGTGTCGACCGCGTTCATGCTCACCATGGCGGCGATCATCCCGGTCACCGGGTGGTTCCTGCAGCGGGTCACGACGCGCCGGGCGTACGCGATCGCGATGGGGGTATTCCTGGCGGGCACCGCGCTTTCCGCCGTCGCCCCGTCGTTCGCGGTGCTGCTGCTCGGACGGATCATCCAGGCGGGCGGCACCGCGGTGATGATGCCGCTGTTGATGACCACCCTGATGACAGTGGTCCCCGAACAGGACCGCGGCCGGGTAATGGGCAACGTCACCCTCGCCATCTCGGTGGCCCCGGCCATGGGACCGGTGCTGTCCGGTCTGGTACTGCAAGTCGGTTCGTGGCGTTGGCTTTTCGTGCTGGTGCTGCCGATCGCCGCGTCGGTCACCTGGCTGGGCCTGCGCAGACTGGACAATATCGGCGAACCGCAGACCGGCGCGATCGACTGGTCCAGCGTGGCATTCGCGGCACTCGGATTCGGCGGACTGGTGTACGGACTCAGCCGGTTCGAGCCCGACAACATCGCGACACCCGCGTTGCTCGTCGCCGCCGGATTGGCGCTCATCGGCGCGTTCACGGCTCGGCAGCTTCGGCTGCAGCGCACGGGAGTTCCCCTGCTGGATCTGCGCATCCTGCTGTTCGGTACGTACACCAAGGCGTTGGTCCTGATGTCGATCGCGTTCCTGGCGATGCTCGGATCGATGATCCTGTTGCCGCTGTATCTGCAGAACCTGCGCGGACTGTCGGCGCTGCAGACCGGGTTGCTGGTCATGCCGGGCGGTCTGGCGATGGGCGTGCTCGGCCCGACCATCGGGCGGCTGTTCGACCGGTTCGGCGGGCGAGTGCTGGTGATCCCCGGTTCGATCGGTGTCGCGGCGTCACTTGCCGGATTCACCCAGATCTCGATGACCATGCCGTACTGGCAACTGCTGATCCTGCACATCCTGATGATGGTGTCGCTGGCCGCGGCCTTCACCCCGGTCTTCACACTCGGGCTCGGCGCACTCCCGCAACACCTGTACTCGCACGGCAGCTCCATGCTCGGCACCCTGCAGCAGGTGGCCGCGGCATTCGGCACCGCCCTCGTGGTGACCGTGATGTCCGCCCGCAGCAGCGCGCTGGCAGCCGACGGCACCGACCCGGTCACCGCACACCTCGACGGTATGCGCCTGGCCTTCGCCGTCTCCGCCGCGCTGGCACTGATCGTCATCGTGATGGCCGTGCTGCTGCCGAGCCGATCCAGCGCACCGCAGTCGGACGAACCCGAATCAGCCACCCCCGAGCTGGTCAAGAACTGA